CCGTGGTACGTGTCCTGTCCCTTTGCTACTCAAAACCTGCCCACATGGAGGCAGCTGAGGGGCAGGAGCAACCAGGGGGCTACCTCAGtgctggggcaggggggtggcCTGAGAGCATGGTGGCTAGAGAAGCACACCCATATGTTACCCTGTCGTCCCAGGCCCTCCCAGGGCCAGAAGGTGCCAGCAAGGCAGGAGTAGACTTTGCCAAAACCAAGGTCCCGTGCAGTGGCTTGAGGGGGCCTCAGGGTCATGCCAAGGCTGCCCGGTCACCCCTGAGGATGCGGCTCAGGCAGCCGCCATCCTGTGAGCTGTGGCTGCGTTGGCCCCATGGCCCACTGGTCCTAGAACAGCCACATTGCAGGAGCTCCCCGCTGGGGAGGACTCGGAGTCAGTCTGGGGTCCATCCACCCCACCTGGCCCTCGTCTACCAGGGAGTTGGCCTCTTCCCCCTCTCACCTGGGTGACCCATGAATACCCACTACTGAGTCCCCCTGGAGAGGATGAGGGACTTTGTCACTCAACTCTGGAGTCTCATCCCTTTCCCAGAGACTTAAACTGGCTTCTCAAGAAGTTTCCAGAAGTAGGTTGCGCTGTCACGCCCATGACCCCAGCAAGCGTCATGCGTGCTGGGTGTTCACTCCCACGAGGGCGACACCATGTCTGCTGCTCCCCAAGTGCCCCACCTGGCCACCCTCTGTGTGTGCCTGGATCCTGATCATCACCTCTGCTCAGAAAGACCCCAGTCCTGTTGGGTCAGGGCCACCCCCCTCAGCCCTCACTTCAACTTAGTCACCCCTTTAACAACTCTGTCTCCATATACCATCATGTTTTCTGAGGTTAGGACCTCGGCATATGGATTTAGCTAGGGTCAGTGGCGGCTAGAGACCAGTTCAGCCCATAACAACCAGTTACAAGCGTGCCTTTTACTGGTCGGTCAGAGCACTGCCTCTTGGGGGATGCCCAGAGATTGGGAATACTGCTTGGCTCTGATTGTTTGGGACACAGGTTTGGGAGGAAGATGTGTTTGTTACCATAGACCACCAGCTGTTATATTGCTGAGTTTTGTACAGCATTCATGCATTAGCGATCATAAAACATCTTTTAAGCACATtgaacagacacatgaaaaatgaTGTGAGGATATCATCACCATAGTGCCTTTTTCCCCCTAGATGGAAAAACCTTTCTCCCTTGAATTGGAGGATAAGCGGGGTGCAcgcccccacccccgtccccttcccctccagctCGCGGTTCCACAGCTGTGGGGCAGCAGCAGGTACAGGGTCACCCTCCCTGTTCCCCTCCCACCTGTGCAGGACTCCAAGCGCCCCGTCATCTCGCTGCAAAAGCTCATCGTGAGGGAGGTAGCCAACGAGGAGAAAGCCATGTTTCTGATCAGTGCCTCCCTGCATGGGCCCGAGATGTACGAGATCTATACCAGCTCGAAGGAAGACAGGAACACCTGGATGGCCCACATCCGGAGGGCCGTGGAGAGGTGAGGGGCCCGGCAGGCCTTCCCACCCCCCATGGCTGCACCCTCGgctctgttgttgttgctcagtcactcagtcctgtacgactctttgcaaccccctggactgcagcccaccaggctcctctgtctgtgggatttcccaggcaagaatactggagtgggttgccatttccttctccagggcatcgtcccgacccagggatcgaacccccgtctcctgcattggcaggcgggttctttaccactgagccaccagggaagcccttggcttCGGCAGCTGGCAAGTTGGCAGATGCCTAGAAGTGCCCGTGAGGTGCTGGGCTCGCAGGCAGGCGGGAGACCCCTGTgcttttcccctccctctccttccacctCGGTGCTCTGCCCCTCCCCTCATCTGAGGGCAGACAGACAGCCCCATTGGGCTCCTTCCGACATGACTAACTGCATGTCTCTGGGACAGGGATGCAGGGTTGGCAGCTCTAATCTTCTGTATTGGTGGGCTGTCTCCCTCCCACAAAGGGGGCTGTTCTTCCCCCTCCAGCCACAGACCCCAGCCCTGTGGCTCCGTGTGATGCCTGGCTTATGGTCCTCAGATGGGGCCGGGGGTCTGGCCCCCATGCCCAGCCTGCTGCCTCTCTTTATACCCAGGAGCTTCCCTTAGTCTGCTCAGCCTgccctcagtgctcagcttcagCTCTGCTGGGCTGGCAGCCTCCCATGCCTGGGAGGCCCCAGGGAATGAATTGCCCCAAATAGTGTCCAGGTATTTAAAACGTGTGGCCGATGGTTTCCCAACACTTGGAGACTGGATGCACGCTGATGGCTGTGTCTCCCCCTCAAGGTTGGCCACTAACAAGCTACATCTCTCAGCACATCAGAGATGctttttgcagtggcttctccaggTGGACCTCTGCCAGCTCAGAGGCAGCCAGTCCCTGGAGTGCACTCACCCATCCGTCCCCTCTCCCTACAGCTGCCCAGACGAAGAGGAAGGGCCCTTCAGCGAGGCCGAAGAGGAAAAGAAGGTGGTCGAGACGCGTGCTGTGAGGCTGAGGGACTTCCAAGGTGAGAGGGGAGGGAATCAGTCCGACCTCCACACCCATGACCCAGCCCTCACCTGGTGACACGGCCCCGGGAGCCCTCCTGGGCCCAGTGGTGGCCCTTCCCTTCTGTCCCATGAGGGCTGGCCATGGAGCAGATCACTGCCCACACATCCAGGGCTTGAACTGTGGGATGGCCCTTGCCCTGGGGTAGTGATCTTCCAGGAAGCGTATAGGAAAGGGATTGGGGGGCTCTAGGGTTCCTCCTGGGGTCTTCGCTCAGGAAGGGACTCGACGTGGTATCCCACGTCAAGTGCGTCAGACCCTCCAGGTCCCTGTGAGAGCTGGGACCCCCACGGCCTCCTCCTAAAGTTGAGTGGATTCAGGCCATCCTGGTTTTGCAACCAGCCACACTGACTTCCTCTTCCATCTGGATATTTTTTTAGCTACATTATCGAACTGTATTCCACATACCACACAGGTCACCCATTCACAACATGCCATGCAGTGGCTTTAGTCTATATCAAAAGGTGGTGCAACCGTCCCGACGGTTTCAGGctgttttcatcaccccaaaaagaaaccccatcCCCGTTAGCCATCACTCCCGCTCTTTCTCCACCCCTAGACCCTGGGAACCTCTGTCCTACTGTCTGGGAATTTAGCTATTCCACACATCTCTTATCAATGGGGACATTTGTCCCTTTGTGACGGGTCTGTCTCActgcatgatgttttcaaggttcatccgtgcaacaggctcttttcttttttaaagctgaataatattccatcttaTCATTGGACCACATCACGCTTATTTTCCTCCCCAGTTTTCACAGCTTCCTGTGCAGTTTCAGCGAGGTCATTGCCAAAAATAAGTCCAAGTACTTTGTGATCTCAGTCAATTCCCCTCTTCTCCCGTTCTTATCGTAATCTTTATATTCAACTTAGATAACATGGAAGCAGTAAGCACCTAAAATTAGGTagtgtgtattttatttctctgtgtgaGGAGAGGTGCACGTTGGAGGGTATTCaggaataaaattattcaaaGGAAAGGGGAAATCCCCTTGACCCCAAAAGTATCATGCTAACATACTGCTCATTTCACCCCCTCCTCACTCTTGTATTCCTGCCGAAGGGTAATTAATAAAGTACAGGCCTTGCCCAGACACATCTCCACAAACACCTCAGAGTCATCCAGGAATGTCTCGTTGTCACCCATTCCTGACGAGTTGTGGTGAATTAGAAATCGGTATCTTCTTCACTGAACTCTTCTTTCCCATCTTGGACCGAAAGCCAATCTCATCCTTCACATTGGAAGGTCAGGGACCCTCCCATCAAAGCTAGGATCGAGACAGGGCCCCCCCCccctaccatcaccaccattagTATCTCCACCCTGGACTTTCCAGCCAGGGTAATAATGGGAAGACTCTGAAGTAAGACATCACAGTTGCGGAAATTCccttgtgatccagtggttaggactccacactttcactgccaaaggcacaggttcaatccctggtcggagaactaagctTCCACAAGCCATtctgcacagccaaaaagaaaatggaaaaaaaaatcacaattggaAGGGAGGTGGCAGAATTATTTTTTGCAGGTGACAGGATTATCTGCCTAGGAAATCTGATAGAATCAACTGGAAAACTATTGGAAATGTTAAGAGAACTAAATAATTTAGCTAAAtaggatgtgtgtgtatatatatatatacacacactagcAGTCATGTGAGAAAGTCTAGTAAAATAAGTCATAGTCACAGCAGCAAAAAagctatagggacttccctggtggttcagtggttaagactccacacttccattgcaggggactcgggttgatatccttggtcagggaactaagatcccacatgctgtgaaatgtggccagaaataaaaatttaaaaagtataaaacccAGAGACTTGTAAGAAGGCTTTCAAGATTAGAAAACTAAGTCTTTAAAGGCTCTCGGTTTGTCCCAAACTAATAAATTTAGTCTGCTATGGCCCTGCCCCACACTCCCACCATATTTGATCTTTTTATAATTGAGGGAAGCAAGCAGGAGGCAGGGCCACACCCTTGCCTGCCTCTCGGGAATTCTGGATGAAGGGAGTGGTCCAGGACAGGATGAGGGTCAGTGGGAACGCCGGAGGCCCTCCTGGCCCAGCGAGGCATCATGACAGCCGGTTCCTGGGGGAAACCACCCCAGAGGAGGCTTACCACCACCTCACGGCCACCTTGCAGAGCGACTGAACAGGAAAGACCAGCAGATTGCACAGAGCCTGAGCGAGAAGCAGCAGATCTACCTGGAGATGGCCGAGATGAGCGGGCTCGAGGACCTCGCCCTGTCTCGGCTTCTCTTCCGGGGAGGGGACCCCCCTGAGAACCTGCAGGGCGAGCTGATTCTCAAGTCAGCCATGAGTGAGAGTGAGTAGCCACCAGCCCACCCCTGCAGCCCAGCCCCATCGTTCCTGGGGCCTCCCAGGGGACCCCAGGCCGGGCACACAGCCCTGTGTAGCCTACCAGCCACCCCATCCCCGTGTGCTTCTGCCCGCTCCTGTTAGAGCTGGAAGGTCCCTGGACCAGTTGGGTGCCAGCCCCTCGATGCAGACTCCAAGCACCATCTCAcattcactcaataaacattCCCAGTGCCTGCCGAGCTCCAGGCCCCATGCTGGGCAGGGGGGATCTCAAATTGACTGAGATGGTTCCTCTTTCTGATAAGTGGATCACTGATGCTCTCCCCagaaaaagacacacatacaAGTTTGATGGGTCATTTTAGGGGTTCCTGGTCCCCGTAGCTGAGGGGTGCTGGCCGATAAGCGGCCTGCTTCCCAGAGCCATCAGGGTCCTTGTGGAGCCCCTAGCATCTTCCACATGGCTGCTGAGTCCTGTGCCAGGCCAGGGGCTTTGCTGGGCAGGATGGCCAGTGCTTATCCAATCTGACAGCACAGCCAGGGCTGCTCTTCCATCAACCGGCAAGACAGACAGGGTCCTGCCCTCCAGAACTTTCCATCAGAGTGAAGAGAAAAGGCGGGAAGGGTCCCATGTGGACTCAGTCTTGCTCTCTCCAGGGAGCCAAGCCACCGTCTCCGATGTCTGTAGTCACCACTGTTCCTGGGCCCTGAAACTCCCTCGTGTCTGGTGCCTCAGCCTAGAacattctccccaccccctcacctggCCAAAGTTTGTGTCCTCAAGCACCTTGTGTGaccacccctgccccctcccctcgaggccacctcctgtgtctcctgcccatCTGTGTGACCATCAGCACACAGGTAGTGGCCATGCTGAGTTCCCTCCCAGGCCCAgggccccccacctcccaccccatggTCCCCTGAGATCCCACCTCTCCTGTAGATTGGCATGTCCTAGGCGCAGCACCTGTGCAGGGGGTGCCCAGGATAGTGGGTAACCGACACCCTTTGAGGCCTCTGCCTGGGTCCCTGAATTTGGCTCTGAATGCCCAGGGTGGAGCCAGAGGGTGACTCAGCTCCCCTCCATCCCCTTCCTTCCACAGTCGAAGACATCCAGAGTTTCATCTGCAGGCGGCTGGGCAACGCCTACTGCCAGGCAGAAGACGGGGGCAGCGCAGGCAGCCCAGGCAAGGGTAAATGGTgctgccacctgctggggaccccGGAGCTCGGCAACCATGGGAGGGCGTGCCTTTCCACGGCATCTGGGCATTTGCTCTTCAGCATCTCTCTGCTGCTTCCCTCGACCTTCTGTAAACACCAGGGTCAGGTTTCTGGAACTTCCCGGGTTTTGTCAGTCATGTTCTGACAGCAGCACCCAAGCCAGTTTCTGCGGCCCAGGTTCCCTACCCAGCCAGGGGATGAGGTGGGGCGGGGAGCAGGGCAGGTGGGACCCGAGGCATCTCACGCGCCTGGCTTGGGGTTTCAGATGGCAGTCTTCAGAAGAACATGTGCAGCAGTGACCTCAGCCCCCGAGACTGGCAGGGCCTGGTGAGCAGCCTGGACTCGAGGCCTGGAGACACCCAGGGGGCCCCCGAGGAAGCCTCAAAGGTGGTACGTTGCCTCCTTGGGATGTGCCTGAGCTCAGTACAGAGTCAGCCCATATCCCTATAATTATCCTCTGAGGCCGAACAGCCTGTGTTTGGTTTGTCTGGTTTTTCCCTCTTGGGGCAAATAGCAGCCAGTGCTACCCCACTCGGCAGTGACTAATCGTTAATGTGCAAAAGGACATGCGGGTTCCTCCTGCAGTCCCAAGGAAGGGCGGGGTGGGAGGCGCacaggaaggaggcaggggaggggaccCGCTCAGGGCAGTGGCCTCATCAGTAGGTGAGAGGTACTAGGCGGGGACCACCAGCTGGCAGTCTACACAGGTGTCCACCTTCCACGGATGTGACGTCACTGGCTGTTCCTCTCTTTGGCTCCTAAGGCCCACCCTTGCCAAGCACTGGGCTCAGAGTCCCAGCTCTGGGCTTCTCAGAGCCTCGCACATGGGCCCACACCCCTGCACCCTCCTACCTCCCAGGAACCACCCTTCGCCCTTAATTCTCCAGACACCAAGGCTGGCACAAGTCAGATGAGCAGAGGGGGGGCCGGTCCCATGCTAAGGGGATGTCTCATCAATAGTAAGTGGGTCCCACTCAAGTCAGATTGGCCTGTAAAGGCTCTATGTGTTGATGCTGTCTCCCCAGGCAGAGTCACCAGGTGCAGACCCCGGCCCCCACCCACCTGCAGTCCTGGAGTTGGAGGTAAGTGAAGGTTTGTGTGTCCACGTCCCCACACCTACTCCCTGGGACCCAGCGGGGCTTCCTGCAGCGCCCAGTGGCCCTGTCCCTCTCTCCACAGCTCGTCCAGCGGATCCAGACGCTGTCCCAGCTGCTCCTCAGCCTCCAGGTACGGGGCCTTTGGGGAGCGCAGCGGGCCACATGTGCCCTCCTCCTTCAGGTTaaggctgggggctggaggatGGCCTGGCTCTTCCTAAAGccggccctcccctcccctcccccaggtggTCATCGCCCAGCAGGACAGCTACGTGGAAATTCAGAAAGCAGCCATCCAGGAGCGCGAGAAGCAGTTCCGGCTGCAGTCAACACGCGGGAACCTGCTGCTGGAACAGGAGCGGCAGCGCAACTTTGAGAAGCAGCGAGAGGAGCTGGCAGGCGTGCAGAAGCTGCAGGGCCAGCTGCGGCTGGAGCAGCAACGCTGGGAGCGCGAGCGGGAGCAGCAGCGCCGGGAGCTGGACCAGGCCTCGGCGCGGCTGCAGCAGCGTGAGAGTGAGTTGCTGCGGCTGCAGGAGCGGCTGAACCAGGAGCGCGAGGAGCTGGAGCGCCAGCGCCAGGCCTACCAGCATGACCTGGAGCGGCTGCGCGAGGCCCAGCGCGCCGTGGAGCGGGAGCGCGAGCGCCTAGAGGTGCTGCGCCGGCTCAAGAAGCAGAACACAGCGCCCGGGGCGCTGCCGCCGGAGGCACTGGCGGAGGTGAGCACCGGCCTAATGGTGCCTGTGCCTGAGAGCCTGAGTGTGCACATGCGTGGGTGGGTACGTGCCTGTGTTTTCGGGACAAGGGAGGAATGTTGACTCCATCAGGCCTACACCAGACTCTATGCCCAGATGGGACCCTCCGAACTAAGAGGCTTCGGTTAAGCCATGCCGGGCCCGGGAGGTGGGCAGGCACGCCAGCTCCATCCAACCTCCaaaaccccacctccaccctggaGCCTGCAAAGTGTGGGGGCTGGTGCATGGCACCGTGCTGATCCGCAGGGCGCTGCCCCTCCTCAGTACCCCAAGAAGGGCTTCCAGCAGGAACAGCGTTGGGACGTGTCTTCTGTGGCTTTTTCAGACCCAGCCTCTAAGCCACACTCCCAGCTTCAATGGGAATGGGCTGGATGGATCCATGACCCTGACCAAAGCACCAGGGCCCCGACCCACCTCGCTGGTGTCCAGTGCGGGGTCCGAGTACGCCGAGCGCCCCGAGGTGGCCCGCAGGGACAGCGCCCCGGCCAAGAGCGAAGTGCCCATCCAGCTGCTGAGTGCCACCAACCAGATCCAGAGGCAGGCAGCTGTGCAGCAGCAGATTCCCACCAAGTTGGCAGCCTCCACCAAGGGCGGAAAGGACAAGGGAGGCAAGAACCGGGGCTCCCAGCGCTGGGACAGCTCGGGTGAGTTGGGACTTCCTGGcaccccccttccctcccctcacctggtgccctcctggctcctcaccTCTGGACCAGACACCGGCAGGAAACCCCAGCTGGTGATGGAGCTGAGGCCtgcgccacacacacacaaccacctaCCCACCCCCAGAGACTTCAGAACTCAGTTCCTGTTCCCACCTTGGCCCTCAAAACTGGGATCAGACACAAGGGAGCACCTTGGTGATTCAGAAACGGGCCTCGGAAACCCCCGTGCAGAGGGGGAAAGTGTGCCAGTGACTGACACTGCTTACTCCCCACTGAGTCCTCGCCCCAGAGCCAGTGTTCCCCAGTAAGAAGGCCCTGGGGCCCTCCTGGGGAACAGGGCCCTGGTCCCAGGACCCCAGGCTGCAGCATCACAGAGCCTCTTGTCTGAAGATTGAACGAGTCCAGGGGCCCCCCTCGTTCGCCAGGGGTGTCTGCTCTGGGTTTTGTCAGTGAATTCGGGGCCTGTTGTCTGAGCGGCGTCCCTCCCTGGGAACCGGCACTGGAGAAAGTGTGGGCGAGGAGTGGGGCGAGGTCCAGGTGCTCTGGCACTGGCAGCGAGACTGCAGACCCCAGTATCTTCCACCCTCTTTCAGCCTCATTTGACCTGAGGCAGCCGCTGCTTCTCAACAAGCTCATGGGCAAAGAAGAGAACACCTCTCGGAACCGCCGCTCGCTGAGTCCCGTCCTGCCCAGCTCCACGCCCCACCAAGGTGAGCGAGCCAGCCCAGCCCCCTACCCCCTGGCACCCACAGTGCCTGGCTGATGCGGACACCCACCACCCCGTCTCTCTTCCAGACCCCAGCCTTCCAGCCCCGACCCCGGGCCCAGCCGATGTCCCCACCGAGTCCCTCCCCCTCAAGACCTGGGGGCCATCCTTTCCACCCGGGGCCCCGTCCTCCACACCAGTCAACAAGGAAGAAACCGGCAAGGAAGACGTCATCTTCTTCTAGGGGGCATGGCTCGGGGTGCAGACCCCTCCCTGCACCGCCCACTCTTGATGCTCTgtggccccaccccacccccagcccaccctctccccttcccacaCAGGCCTCCTCTGACATCTGCCAGGACGGGGCAGGCAGAGCTGGCCTGCTGTCTTGAGGCTGCTCGCTCTGAAGGATTAGCAGTGGTGCCTGGGCAACTTTGTAAACCTTTTTGTTAACGTGAAAAGGAAAGTTTGTAATGGAAGGCTGAAGCAAAGCTAACCCACTGGAGCTGCCATCTGCCATCATAGCACCCCATTCCAGCAGAGGAGAGTCCCACTCTGGGCTATCTTTCCAAGGTAGTGACCAGAGCCACCAGGAGACCCTGCAGCAAGCCACAATGGCACCAGAAGGGGCCTGATGGGGTTGGCTCTGTCCACAGAATCAGGCCGAAATGACTTCTAAAGCAGAGACACGAGTGGGTTTGTGGTGAACTTCTAGGCCAGGATGCGACCCCACCCAGGGGTGGCACACAGTTCACCCAGGACAGAGGGCCACAGGGCAGGCAGGGTGGCTGAAGGGGTTGGCCCATGGCATGCAGGTATGTCCTGCAGGTTCGGAATTTCATCCTGAAAGGGGCTGACCGGGAGGGGACAGACCACCGCTCATTTTAATCTGGTGGAGGTTTTTAAAACCCACTCTTGTCGAAGTTGGTGCTTTCCCAAAGCGCCTCCCAGACTCAATGCCTGGGAAGCCAAACCCAGGGCTTCCACCAGGGCTGGCGCATGCCTGAGGGTCCCAGCCCTGGATGGAGAGTCCTCCTTCCCCATGAGGTGGCCCCCAGCTGGCATCTCCAGTGGATGGGCAGATACTGAGGTGACACAGAGCAGTGGGAGCAGAACTTGGAAGGGACCAGTGTGGCCTGGGCAGTCACTGTTGGCAGCGAGTGCACAGATAGCCGCCTCACAGGCACCTCACGTCCAGTGAGCTGTCGCAGGTTGTCATCAGTCCCCGAGAGGAGGGCGAGGACCACTGGTCCAGCCTCGTGGTGCAGCCGCAGTTGTTGGGGTGGTGTCGCGCGTGACAGTGGGCACACCCACATTCCAGCTCTGACCAAGTGCAGGCTCGGGGCCAGGGAGCATTCCAGCCTTTTCCTGCACCCCAGACGCCCCTGCAGAACCCAGTATCCCGCCAAGCATTGGTGGGAAGGCAGGGTCTGGGGTGGAGCAGGAGCTTGGGCACCATGGCCCACAGTGACAAGGAACTGACCGCAGTCCTGGAGTGCTCCAGAGGAGCAGCGGCCCCTCCCCGGGACACGTCCGGCCACCCACGCCACGTCTGTAACCACTGTGTTTGGTCCTGAGACGCATCGGAGCACTTTAGAAAAGCTGACTTTACATTCCTGTCCTGTCGTGAAGAGGACATTCCTGGGCCCCGTGCCCCCACCCACAGGATCCTCTCACCCACCCAGGGGATTCCTGCAGGGATAAGTTCAACGCCACGTGGTGGGAATCGGCCACagaggcttccaggtggtgcctGCAGCGGGGCAGCACCATGGGCCCGTCCCACCAGGACCCCGAGGCCACTCCCAGGTACAGCCCAGTCTCGTTTGTAAAGTTAGGAGTTGAGCAAACATTCCTACTTCGGTGGGGTCTGTGCACATCTTCGTTAATTGTGACCATGACCTTAGTCAACCCAACGATCATTTTTTACGATGATAGCAGCATCTCCTCACTGGGGGTTATGTCTGAACTGCTCTAGAACTTAAGACCTGACTCTTGCAATAAACGTGTCTAGGGGGAGCGGACCAGAGTCACTTTCTTTGGGGTTTTGTTCTAGGACAACCTGCCCAAACTTCAGTGCTGCAGTCTGCGTGGCGGGGGGCAGCAGCACTCAGACCCTCTGTTTTGCTAGGACCCTGGGGAGCCCTGGACACCAGGCCCAAGGCCTGCTTGATGACCAGACTGTGATTCTCCACTTCTCCTGGCGGGGAGTGTAGGGAGGCAGGGACATGTCCCAGGCCAGTAACAGCCCTCACCCCCAGTCCCACTTGGCATCAGCTCCGACGAGTGACGGGATAGACCGCACAGACAACCCAGGCCAGGCAGCCTGCTCTGGATTCCACCTGGACAGTCAAGGCTGGAGGCAGTGGCAGTGCTGAGGTGGCCCCCCAGCGCATGGGTCCCCACCCATTTAGGCTGCCCCCCGCACCATGGTCCTGGGATGTCAGCCTCCTCGACGAGGGGGGACCCTACTGGCTTCTGGACCTGTCAATCTCCCTCCTCAAAGGAGCCTAATTTGCCATACACATGCTCCCCCACATCCCATGAAAAAGCTGTCTATGCCCCTGGGGCTTGGTCCCCTGGAATCATCATCTTGTTTGACCCCAACCTCTAACTGACCTGCCAGCCCAGGGAAGGGCACCGGGCAGGGGGCACAGCCACATGACTGGCAGTGCCAGCAGCTGTATCCCAGCCCTGCTGCCCAGGCCCTCGGGGATGCCAGCCCCTGGGGTACCTGTGACCTGCCGCATCACACACACAGGTGTTCACGTGGTTCCCTGGC
The nucleotide sequence above comes from Bos indicus isolate NIAB-ARS_2022 breed Sahiwal x Tharparkar chromosome 7, NIAB-ARS_B.indTharparkar_mat_pri_1.0, whole genome shotgun sequence. Encoded proteins:
- the ARHGEF18 gene encoding rho guanine nucleotide exchange factor 18 isoform X4, with protein sequence MTVSQKGGPQPAPSPAGTGTRLGPLTGEMDETDTLFPKLKQVADDSLFLTSSSTEPIFIEDPYTASLRGEVEADTHEFEAESWSLSVDPEYVKKQKREVVKRQDVLYELMQTEAHHVRTLKIMLKVYSRALREELQFSPKAVSRLFPGADDLLEVHSHFLCRLKERRLESLEEGSAHNYIIRKIGDLLLQQFSGENGERMKEKYSVFCSGHNDAVSHYKLLLQQNKKFQNLIKRIGNFSIVRRLGVQECILLVTQRITKYPVLVERIIQNTEAGSEDHRDLTQALNLIKDIISQVDARVSECEKGQRLREIAGKMDLKSSSKLKNGLTFRKEDMLQRQLHLEGTLCWKTTSGRLKDVLAVLLTDVLLLLQEKDQKYVFASVDSKRPVISLQKLIVREVANEEKAMFLISASLHGPEMYEIYTSSKEDRNTWMAHIRRAVESCPDEEEGPFSEAEEEKKVVETRAVRLRDFQERLNRKDQQIAQSLSEKQQIYLEMAEMSGLEDLALSRLLFRGGDPPENLQGELILKSAMSEIEDIQSFICRRLGNAYCQAEDGGSAGSPGKDGSLQKNMCSSDLSPRDWQGLVSSLDSRPGDTQGAPEEASKVAESPGADPGPHPPAVLELELVQRIQTLSQLLLSLQVVIAQQDSYVEIQKAAIQEREKQFRLQSTRGNLLLEQERQRNFEKQREELAGVQKLQGQLRLEQQRWEREREQQRRELDQASARLQQRESELLRLQERLNQEREELERQRQAYQHDLERLREAQRAVERERERLEVLRRLKKQNTAPGALPPEALAETQPLSHTPSFNGNGLDGSMTLTKAPGPRPTSLVSSAGSEYAERPEVARRDSAPAKSEVPIQLLSATNQIQRQAAVQQQIPTKLAASTKGGKDKGGKNRGSQRWDSSASFDLRQPLLLNKLMGKEENTSRNRRSLSPVLPSSTPHQDPSLPAPTPGPADVPTESLPLKTWGPSFPPGAPSSTPVNKEETGKEDVIFF
- the ARHGEF18 gene encoding rho guanine nucleotide exchange factor 18 isoform X3, with protein sequence MEKDHVEPNHVLIVQQVLEELRQYHGARQRARLSVCPGGAASNLTWFEFLSESEDSMGKTERSDRGTKVKRSLSSLRNRVTRQKEKGKTPVHQKDKGQDARERKECINGHQLARGTFSGHSSCPMCGKPFLSSASLKEHPRATLLSDGSPRPTRNVGMTVSQKGGPQPAPSPAGTGTRLGPLTGEMDETDTLFPKLKQVADDSLFLTSSSTEPIFIEDPYTASLRGEVEADTHEFEAESWSLSVDPEYVKKQKREVVKRQDVLYELMQTEAHHVRTLKIMLKVYSRALREELQFSPKAVSRLFPGADDLLEVHSHFLCRLKERRLESLEEGSAHNYIIRKIGDLLLQQFSGENGERMKEKYSVFCSGHNDAVSHYKLLLQQNKKFQNLIKRIGNFSIVRRLGVQECILLVTQRITKYPVLVERIIQNTEAGSEDHRDLTQALNLIKDIISQVDARVSECEKGQRLREIAGKMDLKSSSKLKNGLTFRKEDMLQRQLHLEGTLCWKTTSGRLKDVLAVLLTDVLLLLQEKDQKYVFASVDSKRPVISLQKLIVREVANEEKAMFLISASLHGPEMYEIYTSSKEDRNTWMAHIRRAVESCPDEEEGPFSEAEEEKKVVETRAVRLRDFQERLNRKDQQIAQSLSEKQQIYLEMAEMSGLEDLALSRLLFRGGDPPENLQGELILKSAMSEIEDIQSFICRRLGNAYCQAEDGGSAGSPGKDGSLQKNMCSSDLSPRDWQGLVSSLDSRPGDTQGAPEEASKVAESPGADPGPHPPAVLELELVQRIQTLSQLLLSLQVVIAQQDSYVEIQKAAIQEREKQFRLQSTRGNLLLEQERQRNFEKQREELAGVQKLQGQLRLEQQRWEREREQQRRELDQASARLQQRESELLRLQERLNQEREELERQRQAYQHDLERLREAQRAVERERERLEVLRRLKKQNTAPGALPPEALAETQPLSHTPSFNGNGLDGSMTLTKAPGPRPTSLVSSAGSEYAERPEVARRDSAPAKSEVPIQLLSATNQIQRQAAVQQQIPTKLAASTKGGKDKGGKNRGSQRWDSSASFDLRQPLLLNKLMGKEENTSRNRRSLSPVLPSSTPHQDPSLPAPTPGPADVPTESLPLKTWGPSFPPGAPSSTPVNKEETGKEDVIFF